Proteins encoded by one window of Sulfurospirillum barnesii SES-3:
- a CDS encoding Dabb family protein, producing MVKHIVFFKLVDASQANKNAVKERIMSLKGNIDELIHLEVGVNFSPEERAFDLALISDFKTKEDLQAYAIHPLHVKVVEFLKSIQTLSKIVDYEY from the coding sequence ATGGTAAAACACATTGTTTTTTTTAAACTTGTTGATGCTTCACAAGCCAACAAAAATGCTGTTAAAGAGCGCATTATGAGCCTTAAAGGTAACATTGATGAACTGATTCATCTGGAAGTAGGTGTTAATTTCTCTCCTGAAGAGCGGGCCTTTGATCTTGCACTGATTAGTGATTTTAAAACGAAAGAAGATTTGCAGGCCTATGCGATACATCCTTTACATGTAAAAGTTGTTGAGTTCTTAAAATCAATACAAACGCTCAGTAAAATCGTTGATTATGAATATTAA
- a CDS encoding HP0495 family protein, translating into METTPELKLDYPCHWEYKLVLSVEHDIISIVQELLEERIHDIRKSQNSTKGNYASYTLRVLVHNTDDRKTLFERLKQHQHIKFVL; encoded by the coding sequence GTGGAAACTACACCCGAACTTAAACTTGATTATCCGTGTCATTGGGAATACAAACTGGTTTTAAGTGTAGAACATGACATCATAAGCATTGTGCAAGAGCTACTTGAAGAGCGTATTCATGATATACGAAAATCACAAAATAGCACCAAAGGTAACTATGCAAGCTACACCTTACGTGTTTTAGTCCACAATACCGATGACAGAAAAACGCTATTCGAACGACTCAAACAACATCAACATATTAAATTCGTACTTTAG
- a CDS encoding RNA recognition motif domain-containing protein — protein MNIYVGNVKYEMTGDELKEMFSAYGEVSSARIISDRDTGRSKGFGFVEMPNDSEAKAAIEATNEKEIGGRTLKVNEARPREERPRRSSRDF, from the coding sequence ATGAATATTTATGTAGGCAATGTCAAGTATGAGATGACGGGCGATGAGTTAAAAGAGATGTTTTCTGCGTATGGTGAGGTTTCAAGTGCTAGAATCATCAGCGATAGAGATACGGGTCGTTCAAAAGGTTTTGGTTTTGTTGAAATGCCAAATGATTCAGAAGCAAAAGCTGCTATTGAAGCAACCAATGAAAAAGAGATTGGTGGAAGAACTTTAAAAGTTAATGAAGCAAGACCACGGGAAGAGCGCCCAAGACGTTCTTCAAGAGATTTTTAA
- a CDS encoding peroxiredoxin codes for MACDTNTVEAKASQTNQENQNSEMKVQEKKSMSSSLVLQKAPEFKMDAYDAKTGHYTTVNSEDYKGKWHVVCFYPADFTFVCPTEIAAMNAKYDEFQELGVEILAVSTDTKFSHKRFVETEPILAGLKLTIGADPTGTVSRAFGVMIEDEGIALRGRFLINPEGVCVAQEVQAPMVGRNVNEFLRQVRAWQHASKTGEVCPAGWRPGKKTLPVATDVEQMTGRVGDYITIEEILS; via the coding sequence ATGGCATGTGACACCAATACGGTTGAAGCAAAAGCTTCTCAAACAAATCAAGAAAATCAAAATTCAGAAATGAAAGTACAGGAGAAAAAATCAATGAGTTCATCTTTAGTTTTACAAAAAGCCCCAGAATTTAAAATGGATGCGTATGACGCAAAAACAGGTCACTATACAACGGTTAACAGTGAAGATTATAAAGGTAAATGGCATGTAGTTTGTTTTTATCCAGCGGATTTTACCTTTGTGTGCCCCACTGAAATCGCAGCGATGAATGCAAAATACGATGAGTTTCAAGAGCTTGGTGTTGAAATCTTAGCGGTTTCTACTGATACTAAGTTTTCACACAAACGTTTTGTGGAGACAGAACCTATTTTAGCAGGTCTAAAATTGACTATCGGTGCAGATCCAACAGGTACAGTAAGCCGTGCGTTTGGTGTTATGATTGAAGATGAAGGTATTGCGCTTCGTGGACGTTTCCTTATCAATCCAGAAGGTGTATGTGTCGCACAAGAAGTTCAAGCACCAATGGTTGGACGAAACGTCAATGAATTTTTACGCCAAGTGAGAGCATGGCAACATGCCAGCAAAACAGGCGAAGTATGCCCAGCAGGTTGGAGACCAGGTAAAAAAACATTGCCTGTAGCGACTGATGTTGAGCAGATGACAGGTCGTGTGGGTGATTATATTACCATTGAAGAGATTCTCTCTTAA
- a CDS encoding DUF6781 family protein — translation MESTQHIFSVTLKENKENPQLLHLIQEMSFELTRKKVQRLKDEKNIQNRIGELFELYCKVLHDEGLKTPKAVEHVINGLLRATSHDKEAFLYKTIYEKEQLEKSIFIQKQHIREEISQTFSTLEAHIENLTDDTKHAAFIALNDAKLRGIEMLGILKETVQEALLTTLEKGHDLTDTIHTISKNLTYLSIQEGQLTKQRILDISQTIITASIDIADEDFAHAREILEGSINGVHDGITKALEKFKNDFKYMPTEDIESLLQMDLSLLRKELLKIDEEFIVMLSVFASQSEGISSGIIKEMIEEMNSSVAKLKRTTNEVKELLSERIETLKGEAEKKLESFKKDVNVFEKIASAKVESLKQFEFESDKAKQVANEAKKLGFRAWEVAKNMVDGAVKGAKEAIKKDEK, via the coding sequence ATGGAATCTACACAACATATCTTTTCAGTAACCCTTAAAGAAAATAAAGAAAATCCTCAACTGTTACATCTCATTCAAGAGATGAGTTTTGAGCTTACACGCAAGAAAGTCCAACGCCTTAAAGATGAAAAAAATATCCAAAACCGTATTGGAGAGCTTTTTGAACTTTACTGTAAAGTGCTTCACGATGAGGGACTGAAAACTCCTAAAGCCGTAGAACATGTTATTAATGGTCTTTTGCGTGCAACAAGCCATGATAAAGAAGCGTTTTTATACAAAACGATTTATGAAAAAGAGCAGCTTGAAAAGAGTATTTTTATTCAAAAACAGCATATTAGAGAAGAAATTTCACAAACATTTTCCACGCTTGAAGCTCATATTGAAAACCTTACAGACGACACAAAACACGCCGCCTTTATTGCACTAAATGATGCAAAACTAAGAGGCATTGAAATGTTAGGTATTTTAAAAGAAACGGTGCAAGAAGCGCTTTTAACAACGCTTGAAAAAGGGCATGACCTTACCGATACCATTCATACCATCAGTAAAAATTTAACCTACCTGAGCATTCAAGAGGGACAATTAACAAAGCAACGTATTTTGGATATTTCACAGACCATTATCACTGCAAGCATTGACATTGCCGATGAAGATTTTGCTCACGCAAGAGAGATTCTTGAGGGATCTATTAACGGTGTGCATGATGGCATTACAAAAGCACTTGAAAAATTTAAAAATGATTTTAAATACATGCCAACTGAAGATATTGAAAGCCTCTTGCAAATGGATTTATCACTTTTACGAAAAGAACTTCTTAAAATTGATGAAGAGTTTATTGTTATGCTCAGCGTATTTGCTTCACAATCAGAGGGTATTTCTTCTGGCATTATTAAAGAGATGATTGAAGAGATGAATAGCTCTGTAGCAAAACTTAAAAGAACTACCAACGAAGTTAAAGAGCTCCTCTCCGAGCGTATTGAAACCCTAAAAGGTGAGGCTGAAAAAAAATTAGAATCCTTCAAAAAAGATGTGAATGTCTTTGAAAAAATTGCTTCCGCAAAAGTAGAATCCCTCAAACAATTCGAATTTGAAAGCGATAAAGCAAAACAGGTAGCCAATGAGGCTAAAAAATTAGGTTTTCGTGCATGGGAAGTTGCTAAGAACATGGTAGACGGTGCGGTTAAAGGAGCCAAAGAAGCTATCAAAAAAGATGAAAAATAA
- the mobA gene encoding molybdenum cofactor guanylyltransferase — protein sequence MTYIPLPLVIVAGGKSSRMGSDKALLPFGDFKTLTEYQIARLQPYFKSVHVSTKKRDKFDFEALFINDNATYEAHSPLIALLSILEYFNTPVCVLSVDTPFVTPEIFEKLYQTLQESTDAIIATSPTSSHPLCAIYAPSIQENIRTCLKRDEHKIRTVLNQSTTQYVPFEEDTPFLNLNRFEDYVYAKKLLG from the coding sequence ATGACTTATATCCCGCTGCCTTTAGTCATTGTCGCTGGCGGGAAAAGTTCACGCATGGGAAGTGATAAAGCCTTGCTTCCCTTTGGCGATTTTAAAACCCTAACAGAGTACCAAATTGCAAGGCTTCAACCCTATTTTAAAAGTGTACATGTAAGCACAAAAAAACGTGATAAATTTGATTTTGAAGCCTTATTTATTAACGACAATGCAACCTATGAAGCGCATTCGCCCTTGATTGCATTACTCTCTATTTTAGAATATTTTAACACGCCTGTATGCGTCCTTAGTGTTGACACCCCTTTTGTTACCCCTGAAATTTTTGAAAAACTCTATCAAACACTTCAAGAGAGCACTGATGCGATTATTGCAACATCACCTACTTCATCACACCCCTTGTGCGCCATTTATGCTCCCTCCATTCAAGAAAATATTCGTACCTGTTTAAAGAGAGATGAACATAAAATTCGCACCGTACTCAATCAAAGTACTACGCAATACGTACCGTTTGAAGAAGATACACCTTTTTTAAATCTCAACCGCTTCGAAGATTATGTATATGCAAAGAAGCTTCTAGGATGA
- a CDS encoding DUF3373 family protein, whose protein sequence is MKKTLVILSLGLSYVLGADDSLRQEIEALKAQMAELKNAQSKINIDALKAQISEVKAHDANDNIKWSVDLRTSYDAVDYKVNKSANAMGTVAQDERNGVWTNKLILGMAAQPADNLVFKGSLGAYKAFGQTNMSTNGTMFQSFDWYGTQKPNDSTIKLREAYFLYFGNMGDMPYTASFGRRPSIDGFLTNLRADNENPASPIGHNINMEFDGASFKFDLDKLTGISGMYVKLCLGRGFSETRGSYSMDSSGGFNSSYSEDGDTPNMDLAGLIFQVYDNGQYKVMANAFKGWNMMDINMLSATSFKFADVGDLTGGALSLQVNGIGDGISDFLDDSIFFISYAFSKTDPNNSVLGTTTGTATGMLGSTDSETGSSIYAGIQVPSFFAGHRLGLEYNHGSKYWRSFTYGEDTLVGSKLAARGDAYEVYYTLPLVGKNLTAQLSYLYIDYDYTGSDSFFGWTGSPQKVNETAGAVQTAQNVRASLRYRY, encoded by the coding sequence ATGAAAAAAACACTGGTAATACTCTCTTTAGGGCTTTCGTATGTATTGGGTGCCGATGATTCACTTCGACAAGAAATAGAAGCATTAAAAGCTCAGATGGCTGAACTTAAAAATGCTCAATCAAAAATTAACATTGATGCGCTTAAAGCGCAAATATCAGAGGTAAAAGCGCATGATGCCAATGATAATATCAAGTGGAGCGTAGATTTACGTACCTCTTATGATGCGGTTGATTATAAGGTAAATAAATCAGCTAATGCAATGGGTACTGTTGCGCAAGATGAACGAAATGGTGTTTGGACGAATAAACTGATTCTTGGTATGGCTGCACAACCTGCGGATAATTTAGTCTTTAAAGGATCACTAGGAGCCTATAAAGCCTTCGGTCAAACCAATATGTCAACGAATGGAACTATGTTTCAGTCTTTTGATTGGTATGGTACACAAAAACCAAATGACAGTACTATCAAATTAAGAGAAGCCTATTTCTTGTATTTTGGAAATATGGGTGACATGCCATATACGGCAAGCTTTGGTCGTCGTCCCTCTATTGATGGGTTCTTAACCAATCTTAGAGCAGATAATGAAAACCCAGCTTCTCCAATTGGGCATAATATCAATATGGAATTTGACGGTGCGAGCTTTAAGTTTGATTTAGACAAACTAACAGGTATTTCTGGTATGTATGTCAAACTTTGTTTAGGTCGGGGATTCTCTGAGACAAGGGGATCTTATTCTATGGACAGTAGTGGCGGATTTAATTCAAGCTATTCAGAAGATGGAGATACGCCCAATATGGATTTAGCGGGGCTTATTTTTCAAGTCTATGACAATGGTCAATATAAAGTCATGGCAAATGCTTTTAAAGGCTGGAATATGATGGATATTAATATGCTATCAGCTACCTCTTTTAAATTTGCAGATGTGGGTGATTTAACAGGCGGTGCATTATCCTTACAAGTTAATGGTATTGGTGATGGTATCAGTGATTTCTTAGATGATAGTATTTTCTTTATCTCTTATGCCTTTAGCAAAACAGATCCAAATAATAGTGTCTTAGGTACAACAACAGGTACTGCAACAGGTATGCTGGGAAGTACGGATAGTGAAACAGGTTCTTCTATTTACGCAGGTATTCAGGTCCCAAGCTTCTTTGCAGGGCATCGATTGGGCTTAGAGTACAATCATGGTAGTAAATATTGGAGAAGCTTTACTTATGGAGAGGATACCCTTGTTGGTTCAAAATTAGCTGCTCGTGGTGATGCCTATGAAGTCTATTATACCTTGCCACTTGTCGGTAAGAACTTGACCGCACAGTTGAGTTACTTGTATATTGACTATGACTACACAGGTAGTGATAGTTTTTTTGGATGGACAGGTTCACCTCAAAAAGTTAATGAAACAGCAGGGGCTGTGCAAACAGCTCAAAATGTGCGTGCCTCACTTCGTTATCGTTATTGA
- a CDS encoding YgaP family membrane protein, translating to MKCNVGKTDKMLRMIAGILIAILSVIYNSWFGLIGVVVLATAIIRFCPAYLPFGIDTSKNDDESSCGSGGCGCGR from the coding sequence ATGAAATGTAATGTTGGAAAAACCGATAAAATGCTTCGGATGATTGCAGGTATTTTAATTGCCATTTTAAGTGTTATTTACAACAGTTGGTTTGGACTGATTGGTGTGGTTGTTTTAGCAACGGCTATCATTCGTTTTTGCCCTGCTTACCTTCCTTTTGGTATTGACACTTCTAAAAATGATGATGAAAGCTCTTGCGGAAGTGGCGGCTGCGGCTGCGGGCGATAA
- a CDS encoding phospholipase A codes for MNIKVFKKQRFFLFLCHFPLALMALDTSALEKKASYGDASAAYALAQQYEAQNDKESAFIWYKKAATLSLEEKTAHTKALEDSIVERLQKIERTEAVYSSFLDNYDDADTYQSMKQMITQSFDIAPYKMNYLLPATYDKVTHDNRKHQESKFQLSFQKDLVDNLFGLHESIVLAYTQTSWWQTSEDSAPFRETNYQPELFVIMPHFDTESFIKAYQFGILHESNGKDSEKSRSWNRLYAKGFFQAGNLIVSPRIWYRIKEDEHSDDNPNIEDYLGYGDLELIYPWKKHTFKLLLRNNLHFDTENKGAVQLDWTFPLWEENLFGYIQLYSGYAESLIDYNKRTERIGIGFALSR; via the coding sequence ATGAATATTAAAGTTTTCAAAAAGCAGCGTTTTTTTCTTTTTCTCTGTCATTTTCCTCTAGCACTCATGGCTCTTGATACAAGTGCTTTAGAAAAAAAAGCCTCCTACGGTGACGCATCGGCTGCTTATGCGTTAGCGCAACAGTATGAGGCACAAAATGATAAAGAGAGTGCTTTTATATGGTATAAGAAAGCAGCTACTTTGAGTCTAGAAGAAAAAACAGCCCACACCAAAGCACTGGAAGATTCAATAGTGGAACGCTTACAAAAAATTGAACGCACCGAAGCAGTGTATAGTTCATTTTTAGACAATTATGATGACGCCGATACCTATCAGTCAATGAAGCAAATGATTACGCAAAGCTTTGATATTGCACCTTACAAAATGAACTACCTCTTACCCGCAACGTATGATAAAGTCACGCACGACAATAGAAAGCATCAAGAGAGTAAATTTCAACTCAGCTTCCAAAAAGACCTTGTCGATAATCTTTTTGGCTTACATGAGAGTATTGTACTAGCGTATACGCAAACATCATGGTGGCAAACAAGCGAAGACTCTGCGCCTTTTCGTGAGACAAACTATCAGCCCGAACTTTTTGTTATTATGCCTCACTTTGACACTGAAAGCTTTATTAAAGCCTATCAATTTGGAATTTTACACGAATCAAACGGCAAAGATAGTGAAAAGTCACGTTCATGGAATCGTCTTTATGCAAAAGGCTTTTTTCAAGCAGGCAATCTTATTGTCTCTCCACGTATCTGGTACCGCATCAAAGAAGATGAACACAGCGATGATAATCCAAACATTGAGGATTATTTAGGATACGGTGACTTGGAGCTCATTTATCCATGGAAAAAACATACCTTTAAACTTTTGCTACGCAACAATCTTCACTTTGATACAGAAAACAAAGGCGCTGTTCAACTGGATTGGACTTTTCCATTGTGGGAAGAAAATCTTTTTGGATACATACAACTCTATAGTGGTTATGCAGAGAGCCTTATTGACTACAATAAACGTACCGAACGTATTGGCATAGGCTTTGCGCTTTCACGCTAA
- the leuC gene encoding 3-isopropylmalate dehydratase large subunit, with protein MGQTITEKIFSDHVGHPVFAGEIVKSKIDMVIGNDITTPISIRAFEESGATTLANPDGFSIVMDHYIPAKDIASANQAKISREFAYKHDLKHYFDEKDMGIEHALLPEKGLIVPGDVIIGADSHTCTHGALGAFATGMGSTDLAFAMITGENWFKVPESIKVVFSGKPKKHVYGKDLILEVIRLLGVDGALYRALEFTGDTIAHLSMDDRFSLCNMAIEAGAKSGIVAVDDITKAFLNDKSLAREAKFFYSDADATYVQVLHIDVANLDPVIAYPFLPSNGKSINQAVQDDLTIDQVFIGSCTNGRLEDLRIAASILKGRKVARKTRLIITPATQKISLQAQKEGLVDIFVEAGAVFSNPTCGACLGGYMGILGEGERCVSTTNRNFVGRMGARSSEIYLANSAVAAASAVMGKITDPRTL; from the coding sequence ATGGGACAAACCATTACTGAAAAAATTTTTAGCGACCACGTCGGTCATCCTGTGTTTGCGGGTGAAATTGTCAAAAGTAAAATTGACATGGTGATTGGTAACGATATTACCACACCTATTTCTATTCGAGCGTTTGAAGAGAGTGGCGCTACCACGCTTGCCAATCCTGATGGCTTTAGTATCGTTATGGATCACTACATTCCTGCTAAAGACATTGCCAGTGCCAATCAAGCCAAAATCAGTCGTGAATTTGCATATAAACACGACCTCAAACACTATTTTGATGAAAAAGACATGGGTATTGAACACGCCCTTTTGCCCGAAAAAGGCTTAATCGTTCCAGGCGATGTCATCATCGGTGCAGATTCGCACACCTGTACACACGGCGCTCTTGGTGCCTTTGCCACGGGCATGGGTTCGACTGACTTAGCGTTTGCGATGATTACAGGTGAGAACTGGTTTAAAGTACCTGAATCTATTAAAGTTGTTTTTAGCGGAAAACCTAAAAAACATGTTTACGGAAAAGATTTAATCCTTGAGGTGATTCGCCTTTTAGGCGTGGATGGTGCATTGTACCGAGCCTTAGAGTTCACAGGGGATACCATTGCACATTTAAGCATGGATGACCGTTTTTCACTCTGTAACATGGCGATTGAAGCGGGTGCAAAAAGCGGTATCGTTGCCGTCGATGATATTACCAAAGCTTTTTTAAACGACAAAAGTCTTGCACGAGAGGCAAAATTTTTCTACTCTGATGCGGATGCAACCTATGTTCAAGTGCTTCACATTGATGTTGCCAATCTTGACCCTGTTATTGCCTATCCTTTCTTACCATCCAATGGAAAGTCGATTAACCAAGCGGTTCAAGATGATTTAACCATTGACCAAGTCTTTATTGGGAGTTGTACGAATGGCCGTTTGGAAGATTTACGTATTGCTGCTAGTATTCTTAAAGGTCGCAAAGTCGCACGTAAAACCCGTTTAATCATCACCCCTGCAACTCAAAAAATCTCCTTACAAGCACAAAAAGAAGGCTTAGTCGATATTTTTGTAGAAGCAGGAGCCGTCTTTAGCAATCCCACATGTGGGGCATGTTTGGGTGGCTATATGGGGATTTTAGGTGAAGGTGAACGCTGTGTCTCCACGACCAATCGTAACTTTGTAGGACGCATGGGAGCACGAAGTAGTGAAATCTACCTTGCCAACTCCGCTGTTGCAGCAGCCAGTGCGGTGATGGGCAAAATCACCGATCCAAGAACGCTTTAA
- a CDS encoding catalase translates to MKTHSKTMTTTAGNPIADNQNSLSAGSRGPLLMQDYQLLEKLAHQNRERIPERVVHAKGSAAFGTLTITHDISRYTKAKVLQKGVETELFLRFSTVAGERGAADAERDVRGFAIKFYTDEGNWDLVGNNTPVFFIRDPQKFPDFIHTQKRHPRTNLRSNAAMWDFWSLSPESLHQVTILMSDRGLPKGFRHIHGFGSHTYSLINAQNERFWVKFHFKSEQGIENYTNAEAEAVVAKSRESSQEDLFAAIERKAFPRWKLKIQIMTKAQAEVCSFNPFDLTKVWPHGDYPLIDVGVMELNRNPQNYFAEVEQASFSPSNVVSGISFSPDKMLQARVFSYADAHRYRVGTHYEMLPINRPKVEVNTYHMDGSMRLDVPDFGDAYYEPNSFGGAKEDKTYSEPAFPVNGDGDRYDHRIGNDDFSQPRALFRLMSLDQKAQLFGNIASAMAGVPREIIERQIALFDQVDPDYGTGVRHALGI, encoded by the coding sequence ATGAAAACACACTCAAAAACAATGACAACAACTGCTGGAAATCCCATAGCGGACAACCAAAATTCTTTAAGTGCGGGTTCACGGGGGCCGCTCTTAATGCAAGATTATCAACTTCTTGAAAAATTAGCGCATCAAAATCGTGAGCGTATTCCTGAGCGTGTGGTTCATGCCAAAGGTTCGGCTGCGTTTGGAACGCTGACCATCACGCACGATATTTCACGTTACACCAAAGCCAAAGTGCTTCAAAAAGGGGTGGAAACAGAGCTCTTTTTGCGTTTTTCAACCGTTGCAGGTGAGCGAGGTGCTGCAGATGCCGAACGCGATGTGCGAGGGTTTGCGATTAAGTTTTACACCGATGAGGGCAATTGGGATTTGGTGGGCAATAACACGCCTGTTTTTTTCATCCGCGATCCTCAAAAATTTCCCGATTTTATTCACACCCAAAAACGCCATCCACGAACCAATCTGAGAAGTAATGCGGCTATGTGGGATTTTTGGTCACTTTCGCCTGAGAGTTTACACCAAGTGACGATTTTAATGTCCGATCGTGGGCTTCCTAAAGGGTTTCGCCATATTCATGGGTTTGGTTCACATACGTACAGTCTTATCAACGCGCAAAACGAGCGATTTTGGGTGAAATTTCACTTTAAATCCGAACAAGGCATCGAAAACTATACCAATGCCGAGGCTGAAGCGGTTGTGGCAAAATCACGTGAGAGTTCGCAAGAAGATCTGTTTGCTGCGATTGAGCGTAAAGCGTTTCCAAGATGGAAATTGAAAATTCAGATCATGACCAAGGCGCAAGCAGAAGTCTGCTCTTTTAATCCCTTTGATCTCACCAAAGTATGGCCGCATGGAGATTATCCATTGATCGATGTGGGTGTGATGGAGCTGAATCGCAATCCGCAAAATTACTTTGCTGAGGTAGAACAAGCCTCCTTTAGCCCTTCCAATGTCGTTTCAGGCATTAGTTTCTCACCCGATAAAATGCTCCAAGCCAGAGTCTTTTCGTATGCGGATGCGCACCGTTACCGTGTGGGAACGCACTACGAGATGTTGCCGATTAACCGTCCAAAAGTAGAGGTAAACACCTACCATATGGATGGCTCAATGCGTTTAGATGTGCCTGATTTTGGGGATGCTTACTACGAACCAAACAGTTTTGGGGGAGCTAAAGAAGATAAGACGTATAGCGAGCCTGCATTTCCTGTCAATGGGGATGGCGATAGATACGATCATCGTATTGGAAATGATGACTTTTCCCAACCCAGAGCACTGTTTAGGCTGATGAGTTTGGATCAAAAAGCACAACTTTTTGGCAATATTGCCTCTGCCATGGCAGGTGTGCCAAGAGAGATTATTGAGCGACAAATTGCTTTATTTGATCAGGTCGATCCAGATTATGGTACTGGTGTGCGTCACGCATTAGGAATCTAA
- the moaC gene encoding cyclic pyranopterin monophosphate synthase MoaC yields MQLTHLDEKDRPKMVDVSDKEDTFRIAIASGTITMSQTAFHQIISQQTKKGPVLQTAVIAAIMGTKKTSDLIPMCHPLMLTSVNCDVEELPTLPGFKLTVTAKLKGQTGVEMEALMGVSIGLLTIYDMAKAIDKSMVINAIQLESKSGGKSGNYTRT; encoded by the coding sequence ATGCAATTAACCCATTTGGATGAAAAAGATAGACCAAAAATGGTCGATGTCAGTGATAAAGAGGATACATTTCGTATCGCTATTGCGAGTGGCACAATTACAATGAGTCAAACAGCCTTTCATCAAATTATTTCCCAACAGACAAAAAAAGGTCCTGTGCTCCAAACTGCTGTGATTGCAGCTATTATGGGAACAAAAAAAACCAGTGACCTCATTCCTATGTGCCACCCCTTAATGCTCACTTCTGTCAATTGCGATGTGGAAGAGCTTCCCACACTTCCAGGATTTAAACTCACTGTAACTGCAAAACTCAAAGGACAAACTGGTGTTGAAATGGAAGCGCTTATGGGTGTTAGTATTGGACTTCTAACCATCTATGATATGGCAAAAGCCATTGATAAATCTATGGTCATTAATGCCATTCAGCTTGAATCAAAAAGTGGAGGGAAGAGTGGAAACTACACCCGAACTTAA